One part of the Moorena sp. SIOASIH genome encodes these proteins:
- a CDS encoding phage tail sheath subtilisin-like domain-containing protein, which yields MPTYLSPGVYVEEVASGSAPIAGVGTSTAGFIGTIPDSIDIPEPNPNYDPSQDIDPTNNPAHITSPFTSPVTSGEVKLCTNFSEFKKFFGDFSTDPGQRQLAHAVYGFFNNGGTRCYVVRAAAESEITADFLENTFEPIDEIAIVAAPGITDSSVLDAIITHCQQKTQDRFAILDSQENLDGTWKTMQPGDGNVPGRSDYAAFYFPWIQVFDPATNTQNPKGDGLLYVPPSGHLAGLYARVDTQRGVHKAPANETILGALGLRYNISKAQQDGLNPQGINCIRNLNGNIRVWGARTIGGDANGEFKYINVRRLFNYLRESIDEGTQWIVFEPNNPELWAQITRNINAFLTNVWSTGALFGNTPEEAFYVKCDEETNPPEVRDLGQVVTEIGVAVTKPAEFVVFRLSQWASPSGS from the coding sequence ATGCCAACCTATTTATCACCCGGTGTATACGTTGAGGAAGTAGCCTCTGGTTCTGCTCCCATCGCTGGCGTAGGAACTAGTACTGCCGGTTTTATTGGTACAATACCAGACTCAATTGACATTCCAGAACCTAACCCAAACTATGACCCAAGCCAAGACATAGATCCAACCAATAATCCAGCTCATATTACAAGCCCTTTTACATCTCCTGTTACTAGTGGTGAAGTCAAACTATGTACTAACTTTAGTGAGTTCAAGAAGTTCTTTGGAGACTTCTCAACCGATCCCGGTCAACGTCAGCTAGCTCACGCCGTCTATGGCTTCTTTAACAACGGTGGTACTCGCTGCTACGTGGTGCGGGCAGCAGCAGAGAGTGAGATTACCGCTGACTTCCTAGAAAATACATTTGAGCCTATTGACGAAATTGCGATCGTGGCTGCCCCTGGCATTACCGACAGCAGTGTTCTCGATGCCATCATCACTCACTGTCAACAGAAGACCCAGGATCGCTTTGCTATCTTGGATAGTCAGGAAAATTTGGATGGTACTTGGAAGACCATGCAACCAGGGGATGGCAATGTCCCAGGCCGATCCGATTATGCTGCTTTTTACTTCCCCTGGATTCAAGTCTTCGATCCAGCCACAAATACACAGAATCCCAAAGGGGATGGTCTGCTGTATGTACCGCCTAGTGGTCATCTCGCCGGTCTCTATGCCCGCGTCGATACACAACGAGGAGTCCACAAAGCCCCAGCCAATGAAACAATATTAGGAGCATTGGGTCTGAGGTACAACATCAGCAAAGCCCAGCAGGATGGACTCAACCCCCAAGGCATCAATTGCATCCGTAATCTCAATGGCAATATTCGAGTTTGGGGAGCACGCACCATCGGTGGTGATGCCAATGGAGAGTTCAAGTACATCAACGTCCGTCGTCTATTCAATTATCTGCGGGAATCCATTGACGAAGGTACTCAGTGGATTGTATTTGAACCCAATAATCCTGAACTTTGGGCGCAGATTACCCGCAATATTAATGCTTTCCTGACCAATGTCTGGAGTACGGGGGCTTTATTTGGCAATACACCAGAAGAAGCCTTTTACGTCAAGTGTGATGAAGAAACCAATCCCCCAGAAGTCAGAGATTTAGGTCAGGTAGTAACAGAAATTGGTGTGGCAGTGACCAAGCCAGCTGAATTTGTGGTGTTCCGCCTTAGCCAGTGGGCAAGTCCTAGTGGTAGCTAG
- a CDS encoding phage tail sheath subtilisin-like domain-containing protein, protein MPTYLSPGVYVEEVASGSAPIAGVGTSTAGFIGAFADSINIVEPNPDYDPSQPINKKTNPAHITTTFSPVNVGEVKLCTNFSEFKKFFGNFTLGANQNKLVHAVYGFFNNGGTRCYVVRVLNKNISHITAEFLEKKFGSIDEIAIVAAPGITDKNVSDAIITHCQNTQDRFAILDSPSDLDGSKTMQPGDDNVPGRSDYAAFYLPWIQVFDPATKMENPNGDGLIYVPPSGHLAGIYARVDQQRGVHKAPANETIRGALGLQHNIGKAEQGELNKHGINCIRNLNGNIRVWGARTLGGDANGEFKYINVRRLFNYLRESIDEGTQWSVFEPNNPELWSKITRNVNAFLTNMWSTGALFGNTPEEAFYVKCDEETNPPEVRDLGQVVTEIGVAVAKPAEFVIFRISQLSGSQ, encoded by the coding sequence ATGCCAACCTATTTATCACCAGGAGTATACGTTGAGGAAGTAGCCTCTGGTTCTGCCCCCATCGCTGGGGTAGGAACTAGTACTGCCGGTTTTATTGGTGCCTTTGCAGACTCAATTAACATTGTAGAACCCAACCCAGACTATGACCCAAGCCAACCTATTAATAAAAAAACCAATCCAGCTCATATTACAACCACTTTTTCCCCTGTAAACGTTGGTGAGGTCAAACTATGTACTAACTTTAGTGAGTTCAAGAAGTTCTTTGGCAACTTCACATTGGGGGCAAATCAGAATAAGCTAGTTCATGCCGTCTATGGATTTTTTAACAACGGCGGTACTCGCTGCTACGTGGTGCGGGTGCTGAATAAAAACATAAGTCATATTACAGCTGAGTTTTTAGAAAAAAAATTTGGATCCATTGACGAAATCGCAATTGTCGCTGCTCCTGGTATTACTGACAAAAATGTCAGCGATGCCATCATCACTCACTGTCAGAATACTCAGGACCGCTTTGCTATCTTGGATAGTCCCAGCGATTTAGATGGGTCGAAGACTATGCAACCGGGAGATGACAATGTCCCAGGCAGATCCGATTATGCCGCTTTTTATTTGCCCTGGATTCAAGTCTTTGATCCCGCTACCAAAATGGAAAACCCCAACGGCGATGGTCTGATCTATGTACCTCCTAGTGGTCATTTAGCTGGTATTTATGCTCGGGTCGATCAACAACGAGGAGTCCACAAAGCCCCAGCTAATGAAACTATACGAGGAGCATTGGGTCTACAGCACAATATCGGCAAAGCCGAACAGGGGGAACTTAACAAACACGGCATCAACTGCATCCGCAATCTCAACGGCAATATCCGAGTCTGGGGGGCACGTACCCTCGGTGGTGATGCCAATGGTGAATTTAAATACATCAACGTCCGCCGCTTGTTCAATTATCTGCGAGAATCGATAGATGAGGGCACTCAATGGAGTGTGTTTGAACCGAATAATCCCGAACTGTGGAGTAAAATTACCCGCAATGTCAATGCGTTCTTAACTAATATGTGGAGTACAGGGGCATTATTCGGCAATACACCAGAGGAAGCTTTCTACGTCAAATGTGATGAAGAAACCAATCCCCCAGAAGTGAGAGATTTGGGTCAGGTGGTAACAGAAATTGGAGTAGCAGTGGCCAAGCCAGCGGAATTTGTTATTTTCCGCATCAGTCAATTGTCAGGTAGTCAATAG
- a CDS encoding phage tail protein, which yields MASLGSVVPLGANAAYAGVTGALGARLDPYQGFNFLIEIGGLITGGFSEVRGLESEIEVEERPEGGQNRYVHQLVGRTKYPNLIFKHGLTGIDSLWNWYQATSRGVIQRKNGTIMLLDRHQIPAMYWNFKQALPVKWTGPEFNANSNEIAFETIELIHKGITKPLLSQALSGGRAVAGLAGGL from the coding sequence ATGGCAAGTTTAGGATCGGTTGTGCCTTTAGGAGCAAATGCGGCTTACGCTGGAGTGACTGGGGCGTTGGGAGCTCGCCTTGACCCCTACCAAGGTTTTAATTTCCTGATTGAAATTGGGGGGTTAATAACGGGTGGGTTTAGTGAGGTCAGGGGTCTAGAAAGTGAGATTGAGGTAGAGGAACGTCCTGAGGGAGGTCAGAATCGTTATGTTCATCAGTTAGTAGGTCGAACTAAGTATCCGAATTTGATCTTCAAACATGGTCTAACCGGCATCGACAGCCTATGGAATTGGTATCAGGCCACTAGTCGAGGTGTAATTCAGCGTAAAAACGGCACAATTATGCTGCTAGACCGCCACCAGATACCAGCCATGTATTGGAATTTCAAGCAGGCTTTGCCAGTGAAGTGGACTGGTCCAGAGTTTAATGCCAACAGCAATGAGATTGCTTTCGAGACCATTGAGTTAATTCACAAGGGGATTACCAAACCACTTCTGAGTCAAGCACTATCTGGAGGACGAGCAGTTGCTGGACTAGCAGGAGGATTGTGA
- a CDS encoding phage tail sheath subtilisin-like domain-containing protein yields MVTSQQLTPGVYREEIFPKPGPGLLTGVPAFLGFAETGPINSPQQITLWSQFTETFGQPLADGYLGYAVRGFFENGGSLCLVVRLEDTVSLTEALGGPGDDSGGLEAIASLNEIDLVCVPDLMAGNPNHDDVLRMQNAILEHCDRQGDRFAILDSLPPGAVPVTQSIERVTEQRSKLQGKSGALYYPWIKAENGPDWMPPCGHIAGVYARSDQQFGVHKAPANETIEGIVDLEFSLTNREQDILNPLGVNCLRAFPGRGIRVWGARTLSEDANWTYVNVQRLFLTVGRWLELNLIDIAFEPNDLRLWVQIERELSAYFEDLLEQGALKGTTEQTAFYIKCDAETNPPEVREAGMVVTEIGLAPAIPSELITVRIILGASGVKVAA; encoded by the coding sequence ATGGTAACTTCCCAGCAACTGACACCGGGTGTCTACCGAGAGGAAATATTCCCTAAACCAGGACCTGGACTCCTCACAGGTGTACCCGCATTTCTAGGATTTGCCGAGACTGGACCAATTAACTCCCCCCAACAAATTACCCTGTGGTCTCAATTCACAGAAACCTTTGGTCAGCCTCTAGCTGACGGTTACCTGGGTTACGCTGTACGTGGCTTCTTTGAAAATGGTGGCAGCTTGTGCTTAGTTGTGCGGCTAGAAGACACAGTTTCTCTGACAGAAGCACTGGGAGGACCGGGAGATGATAGTGGGGGACTAGAAGCGATCGCATCCTTGAATGAAATCGATTTGGTCTGTGTGCCGGATCTAATGGCAGGAAACCCTAACCACGATGACGTGTTGAGGATGCAGAATGCTATCTTAGAACACTGTGATCGGCAAGGCGATCGCTTTGCCATCTTAGACTCGCTCCCTCCAGGAGCAGTACCAGTGACTCAGTCTATAGAGAGGGTAACAGAGCAAAGGTCGAAACTCCAGGGGAAAAGCGGTGCTTTGTATTATCCCTGGATTAAAGCTGAAAACGGTCCCGACTGGATGCCCCCCTGTGGTCACATTGCTGGAGTTTACGCCCGTAGCGACCAACAATTTGGCGTTCACAAAGCACCGGCAAATGAGACTATCGAAGGCATAGTCGATCTAGAGTTCAGTCTGACCAATCGCGAGCAGGACATTCTCAATCCCCTTGGGGTTAATTGCCTGCGGGCTTTTCCCGGACGAGGTATTCGAGTGTGGGGAGCACGTACTCTCAGTGAGGATGCAAATTGGACTTATGTCAACGTACAACGGTTATTTCTGACAGTGGGCAGATGGCTGGAACTGAACCTGATAGATATAGCTTTTGAGCCAAACGATCTGAGATTATGGGTCCAGATTGAACGAGAGTTAAGCGCCTATTTTGAAGACTTACTCGAACAAGGTGCTCTCAAAGGAACAACAGAACAGACAGCTTTCTACATTAAATGTGATGCTGAAACGAACCCACCAGAAGTAAGAGAAGCAGGGATGGTGGTCACAGAAATTGGTTTAGCACCTGCTATTCCTAGTGAATTGATCACTGTGCGTATTATTCTCGGTGCTAGTGGTGTGAAAGTAGCAGCATAG
- a CDS encoding phage tail protein: protein MVFSRKDPYRGYNFKVEIDGITRAGFRSCSGIDTTQEISTYREGTDRMLNMRQIPGMLTLSQVTLSRGITDDRELWDWRTKVATAKDPSEYRKNMSIVLWDDAGNEKVRWNLINCWPVKWTGPSLDATSNELAIETLEIVHEGVTVENGKWQ from the coding sequence ATGGTATTTTCTCGAAAAGATCCATACAGAGGTTACAACTTCAAAGTAGAAATCGATGGTATCACCCGCGCCGGTTTCAGAAGCTGCTCAGGGATAGACACCACTCAGGAAATTAGCACCTATCGAGAGGGTACCGATAGAATGCTGAATATGCGCCAAATTCCTGGTATGCTCACCCTCTCCCAAGTTACTCTCAGTCGCGGCATTACTGATGACAGGGAATTATGGGACTGGCGAACCAAGGTAGCAACCGCCAAAGACCCCTCCGAGTATCGCAAAAATATGTCTATCGTCCTCTGGGATGATGCCGGAAATGAAAAAGTGCGCTGGAACCTGATTAACTGTTGGCCAGTTAAGTGGACAGGCCCAAGCCTTGATGCTACTTCCAATGAATTAGCCATTGAAACCCTAGAAATTGTCCACGAAGGGGTAACCGTAGAAAACGGTAAGTGGCAGTAG
- a CDS encoding LysM peptidoglycan-binding domain-containing protein: protein MALTPFKNLAQKTLNQSKRSISRFSGAELDKLTILKEQPGKRWQMVFPENKPMPLFNPNEIQITKTTQWRHETLKNRDRGDTKFIGGDPATLTLDLFFDTYEGLPGGIAGGLKSSLKLIASAAGGSSAVDVRQYTNKIFELTLIDSDLKRPPVCELWWGSFNLIFKGYLGQLTQRFTLFTSNGMPVRAALNCTFHQFIPEEDEERQRPSSLARDDDPIHVVRRGETLSSIAGEEYNDPSVWREIAKANGITNPRHLTPGQVLTIPVLNLT, encoded by the coding sequence ATGGCATTAACACCGTTTAAGAATCTAGCCCAAAAAACCCTAAACCAAAGTAAACGATCAATAAGTCGCTTCTCCGGGGCAGAGTTAGATAAATTGACCATCCTCAAGGAGCAGCCAGGAAAACGGTGGCAGATGGTTTTTCCAGAAAACAAACCAATGCCTCTATTCAATCCTAATGAAATTCAAATTACCAAGACAACCCAATGGCGTCATGAAACTCTCAAAAACCGCGATCGCGGTGATACTAAATTTATTGGTGGAGATCCAGCAACCCTGACTCTTGACCTATTTTTTGATACCTACGAGGGACTACCTGGAGGTATAGCTGGGGGGCTTAAGTCTTCCCTCAAACTAATTGCATCGGCGGCAGGGGGTTCATCGGCAGTAGATGTTCGACAGTATACTAATAAAATTTTTGAGTTGACTCTGATTGACTCTGATTTGAAACGTCCTCCTGTATGTGAACTCTGGTGGGGTTCATTTAACCTAATTTTTAAGGGGTATCTTGGACAACTAACTCAACGTTTTACCCTGTTTACATCGAATGGGATGCCAGTGAGGGCAGCCCTCAACTGTACCTTTCACCAGTTCATCCCAGAAGAGGATGAGGAACGGCAAAGACCGAGTTCTCTAGCACGGGATGACGACCCAATTCACGTTGTGCGACGTGGAGAAACTCTGAGCAGCATTGCGGGTGAAGAATATAATGACCCCAGCGTCTGGCGAGAGATTGCCAAGGCTAATGGGATTACTAATCCCCGTCACCTGACACCAGGTCAAGTTCTGACCATCCCGGTACTTAATCTCACCTAA
- a CDS encoding phage tail assembly protein produces the protein MSTAYDEIMPLKDPRVQANPGYLVIILLSRVITRLGSLDYINPAMIEGLFSADLAYLQDLYQRINQNGHSRLLVSCPHCQGEFEVETATLGE, from the coding sequence ATGTCCACAGCCTACGATGAGATTATGCCGTTAAAAGACCCTAGGGTTCAGGCTAATCCAGGTTACTTGGTGATTATTCTGCTGTCGCGGGTGATCACTCGTCTGGGCAGCTTAGACTATATCAATCCTGCCATGATTGAGGGTCTATTCTCTGCTGACTTAGCCTATCTCCAAGACCTCTATCAACGGATTAACCAAAACGGTCACAGCCGCCTTTTGGTTTCTTGTCCTCACTGTCAAGGAGAGTTTGAAGTGGAGACTGCTACTTTGGGGGAGTAA